The DNA segment CAGCACTTTCAGACGGTAATATATCTATACCTAAAATAACGTTTCTTTCCATGATCTCACTATACCCCTTCAACTAAATTCAATTGATATATTGCATATATACCATACTAATATTGTACTAACCAAAGTCACCAGACTAAAAAATGTTATGTTTGGATATTAAAATATTGAAAAATCTCATTAAGGTCGACTTTTACCCTATATTTCCGCCTAAAAAACTTAGTTATATTAACAATGTCTCTCCGCAAAAGCATCAAAGCGCTGGGATGGTGAACGTCGACCCATTGAGGCCAATCAAATACATAGCAGTTTTCTTCCCGGGTTACTATAATGTTATATTCGCTTAAATCGCCATGGACTATTCCAACGTCATATGCCTTTTTTACGTTGGCTATTATCTTTTCAAGAACTTTATCAGGATCAGATAGCATAGGTAGCTCGTTTAAGACAACGCCCTCAATGAAAGATGTTACTACCACATGCCTATTCCAGGCAATGGGTTTTGGAACTGAAACACCATTAGGATACAGAATATTCAATCCTTGATATTCTCTCTCAGCTGCAAGCCTAGCTTGATAAAGCCAGGAAATATGCCTCCTATCACCTACGTAAACTCTATAGCGCCTGGTTTGTCTAAAACTAGTTCTACCAAGCCTATGAAACTTCACCGCCACGATGTCGTCTGAATATGTTAAGCCTTCAAATACATCGGATTCCTTACCGACGCCAACCGGTTTAGTACTTAAGCTTTTCAAAACCCCTTTCTTTACTAGCGCGTTCAAAGCTAAACAATCGTATCCCCTAGTGGTCAAAATATATCCAATATAGGGAGTTTTCCTCCTCTGCACAACTCCAAGATGATAGATGGATTTTATCCTGCTTTCAATCCTGTCAACGCTCAAACCAGATAATTTTGCAATAGCCTCGACAGGAACATACTCGTAGAAAGCCATACCTCTTTCAATAGCATTAAGTATCCTATAATCTTCGCTTTTCAAGTTCTTGAAAGCATTAAGCAGCAAGTAAATGCTCATTTTCTCTAGATAACTTATGCCAACACCAGTATTTTAAGATGATAGAAATTATCAGAAATCGAGAGCGTCCTCACAGCTCAGACGCGAGCTACATCATCATCACCTTAACTAATACGACCTTACTATATAAATCTCCTCTAAAAGAACTTTAAAAGACCTGGCTTTTCCAATTTTATAAGCGTAATTTTCCTAGTAGCCGGCAAGGCGACGTTATAGACTGGCACACTATCAACAAACGCTAAGAAATTAATGCTCTTATGCGAATGTCCATGAATAACAGCATTAGGCTTCAACTCTTCAATAATCCGCCTTACACGCTTCGATCCTAAATAAGGCCATATTTTCGGATTTTCACCTTTCAAAGTATCACAAACAACGGCATAATGTAGTACAAGCAAAGTAAAATCACAAGATTGCTTTGCAACCCGTAAAAGATTTCTAAGCTTCTCAACGCGTTCTGAATACATTTTCCTTATTTCAGGAATATGCTTAGCCTGCCAAAAGGTAGGCTTGTCGAGAACCCCCCTACTTCCAACAATACCTACAGAAAAACCTTTAAACTTTACTATTTCGAGACTATCATTCAACCATACAACATCCCTATACAATCTAATGAGCTCTTCTTCTTGCTCCTGATATTCCTCATTTCCAAACACCGCGTATAAAGGACCTTTATACTTAGATCTTATAATTTCCAAAATCGTAGAATACTCCCCTATACGACCTTTTAAAATCATATCACCAGCAAGCACAAAAAAGTCAACATTTGCAAAATCGAAGCTTTCAACTGCCTTCTTAAACAAATCCAAGTATTTAGGAACATGACTGTCGGAGACCGATGCAACAACCAAGTTTTTGCCGCTCATCCACTCAATAATTTAACAATAATACCTATATATCTTACATAGGGATTCACAATTATGAAGCAGAAAGTCAGAAGCCTAACCGTGGAACTGATTGCTGAAGACGTCTTGACAAACCTAGGATACAAAGTATTAGACAGAAATTATAGAATAAAAATCGAGAACGTAGACGTAGCTGAAATCGATCTCATAGCTGAGAAAAACGGAGAAAAATTCGCCGTAGAAGTGAAAGCTGGCACCATATCAGTTACAGATATCAGACAAGCCTACACAAACGCGCTAATCCTCAAATACAAACCATTAATAGTATGCAGAGGCTTCTCTGATGAATCAGCCAGAATACTAGCCGAAAAGCTCGATATTGAAGTTATAAAACTCCAAGACTATATAGTGTTTTCAACGCCAGAAGAAGTATACAATCTATTATACAGCGTAATGATCGACGTTTTACTCCAAATAACCATCTCCATATACCATTTCTTCGAGAAAGAAGTTGACACTAGCCTATTGGAGGCCGTAATTGAATCGAAGAGTCTGAGCGAAGCTGCTCAAAAGGCAGGGATGAGCGTAAAAGACCTGCTAAACAAGCTAGAAAAGATTGGACTAGCTAAAAGGGCAGAACATGGAATAAAAGATTTCAACTTTATAAAACTTCAAGCTTTACTGGTTAAGCTAGCTTCTTGCTTGAGGTGAAAATTTGAAAATAAAAGCCATTGTATTCGATGTCGACGGCGTATTGACAGAAATAGACAGCGTGTGGCAGTACATACACAAAAACCTTGGCACCAGCGAGCAAGCCAAAATAAATGCTATCATGTTCAAAAAGGGCCTAATAGACTACGCGGAATGGGCTAGAAGAGACGTTTCGCTATGGAAAGGCTTAAGCTTTCAAAAAATAAAAGAAATAATAGCAGCTATACCGGTGCGAGCAGGCGCCGAAGAGCTTTTCCACTACTTGAAGAAAGTAAAGAACCTAAAAATAATAGCTTTAAGCGCAGGACTTGAAATAGTAATAGAACACCTAAAAGAAACTTTGGAAATAGACTATCACCTGGCAAACATTCTCGTAACAAAAAATGGCGTGATAACGGGAGATGTCGGGGTTTTAGTAGGCTACAACGATAAAGGATCCGTTATGAACAAGCTGTGCGAGAAAGCGGGAATAAAAGCCAAGGAATGTATAGCAGTAGGAGATAGCGAAGTTGACGTTCCAATGTTTAAAGTTGCTAGCATAGGAATAGCCTTCAATCCAAAAGATGAGATAACAGCTAAGAGCGCAGATGTAATCGTGAACTCTAATAACTTAA comes from the Thermoproteales archaeon genome and includes:
- a CDS encoding YraN family protein; translation: MKQKVRSLTVELIAEDVLTNLGYKVLDRNYRIKIENVDVAEIDLIAEKNGEKFAVEVKAGTISVTDIRQAYTNALILKYKPLIVCRGFSDESARILAEKLDIEVIKLQDYIVFSTPEEVYNLLYSVMIDVLLQITISIYHFFEKEVDTSLLEAVIESKSLSEAAQKAGMSVKDLLNKLEKIGLAKRAEHGIKDFNFIKLQALLVKLASCLR
- a CDS encoding metallophosphoesterase, with the protein product MSGKNLVVASVSDSHVPKYLDLFKKAVESFDFANVDFFVLAGDMILKGRIGEYSTILEIIRSKYKGPLYAVFGNEEYQEQEEELIRLYRDVVWLNDSLEIVKFKGFSVGIVGSRGVLDKPTFWQAKHIPEIRKMYSERVEKLRNLLRVAKQSCDFTLLVLHYAVVCDTLKGENPKIWPYLGSKRVRRIIEELKPNAVIHGHSHKSINFLAFVDSVPVYNVALPATRKITLIKLEKPGLLKFF
- a CDS encoding HAD-IB family phosphatase: MKIKAIVFDVDGVLTEIDSVWQYIHKNLGTSEQAKINAIMFKKGLIDYAEWARRDVSLWKGLSFQKIKEIIAAIPVRAGAEELFHYLKKVKNLKIIALSAGLEIVIEHLKETLEIDYHLANILVTKNGVITGDVGVLVGYNDKGSVMNKLCEKAGIKAKECIAVGDSEVDVPMFKVASIGIAFNPKDEITAKSADVIVNSNNLKSLIPVIDSLL
- a CDS encoding serine/threonine protein kinase, with amino-acid sequence MSIYLLLNAFKNLKSEDYRILNAIERGMAFYEYVPVEAIAKLSGLSVDRIESRIKSIYHLGVVQRRKTPYIGYILTTRGYDCLALNALVKKGVLKSLSTKPVGVGKESDVFEGLTYSDDIVAVKFHRLGRTSFRQTRRYRVYVGDRRHISWLYQARLAAEREYQGLNILYPNGVSVPKPIAWNRHVVVTSFIEGVVLNELPMLSDPDKVLEKIIANVKKAYDVGIVHGDLSEYNIIVTREENCYVFDWPQWVDVHHPSALMLLRRDIVNITKFFRRKYRVKVDLNEIFQYFNIQT